A single genomic interval of Electrophorus electricus isolate fEleEle1 chromosome 4, fEleEle1.pri, whole genome shotgun sequence harbors:
- the c4h19orf47 gene encoding uncharacterized protein C19orf47 homolog isoform X2 — MASVTTATSEWIQFFKEAGIPPGLAVDYAVSFVDNRIQKNMLMDLSKEIMMDLGITVIGDIIAILKHAKQVYRQDMCKMATEAISSGQTSVQAELRRTANTPATRMIANALSRDSPPSTPVRRPDNRLSVTVSNKSAKAVISQPADEENGLSVKRRRVTAEMEGKYIINMPKGTTARTRRILAQQAKKAKSLKRTSVFERLGSESKADTPAANKATGVFSRLGAVDDEEEAEEEAEEEAEEKMDEVTDHAGRAEDSDGEGSVLQYAGVLKRPLLLSKNEPAAQKAEPLTLFRLGKKYKLPTSESTPPAPSSTSSGQEGPPKRSIMRRLGKAPSASSPGPKPTSSLAGQTADTQDSHVTSSKSKAQASSTLASPKVSSSTGAGRDCHGAQMDAKTVSVFKRLGAKRT; from the exons ATGGCGTCCGTGACAACAG CAACATCAGAGTGGATCCAGTTTTTCAAAGAGGCAGGGATCCCACCTGGTCTGGCTGTTGACTATGCTGTATCCTTCGTAGACAACAG AATTCAAAAAAACATGTTAATGGACCTCAGTAAGGAGATCATGATGGACTTGGGCATCACGGTTATTGGGGACATCATTGCCATTCTCAAGCATGCCAAGCAGGTCTACAGACAG GACATGTGCAAAATGGCCACTGAAGCCATTTCCTCCGGACAGACCAGTGTGCAAGCAGAGCTGCGGCGAACTGCCAACACTC CCGCGACGCGCATGATCGCCAATGCCTTGAGTCGGGACTCCCCACCGAGCACACCCGTCCGTCGTCCTGACAACCGTCTCTCAGTGACAGTCTCCAACAAAAGTGCCAAAGCAG TAATCAGTCAGCCTGCAGATGAGGAGAACGGCCTGTCTGTGAAGCGTCGGCGAGTGACTGCAGAGATGGAAGGGAAGTATATTATCAACATGCCAAAGGGGACCACCGCCCGCACCCGACGGATCCTGGCCCAGCAGGCCAAGAAAG CCAAGAGTCTGAAGCGTACTTCTGTGTTTGAGAGATTGGGTTCAGAGTCTAAGGCAGACACCCCTGCAGCCAATAAG GCTACAGGAGTCTTCAGCAGGCTGGGTGCAGTAGACGACGAGGAGGAAGCCGAGGAGGAAGCCGAGGAGGAAGCCGAGGAGAAGATGGACGAAGTCACTGACCATGCCGGCAGGGCTGAAGACAGTGACGGCGAAGGCTCGGTGCTGCAGTACGCCGGCGTCCTCAAACGACCCCTGCTGCTTTCCAAAAATGAGCCTGCCGCCCAAAAAGCAGAACCCCTCACTCTGTTCCGCCTGGGCAAGAAATACAAACTTCCCACGTCGGAGAGCACTCCCCCGGCcccctcctctacctcctccGGCCAAGAGGGGCCCCCCAAGCGGAGTATAATGCGGAGGCTGGGGAAGGCTCCCTCGGCCAGCAGCCCCGGCCCTAAACCCACCAGCTCGCTAGCGGGTCAGACAGCAGATACGCAGGATAGCCATGTGACCAGCAGCAAAAGCAAGGCACAGGCCAGCTCTACTCTGGCCAGCCCCAAAGTGAGCAGTAGCACAGGTGCAGGCAGGGACTGTCATGGGGCTCAGATGGACGCCAAGACAGTCAGTGTCTTCAAGAGACTGGGCGCCAAGAGGACCTAA
- the c4h19orf47 gene encoding uncharacterized protein C19orf47 homolog isoform X1, with the protein MASVTTATSEWIQFFKEAGIPPGLAVDYAVSFVDNRIQKNMLMDLSKEIMMDLGITVIGDIIAILKHAKQVYRQDMCKMATEAISSGQTSVQAELRRTANTPATRMIANALSRDSPPSTPVRRPDNRLSVTVSNKSAKAVISQPADEENGLSVKRRRVTAEMEGKYIINMPKGTTARTRRILAQQAKKAKSLKRTSVFERLGSESKADTPAANKQATGVFSRLGAVDDEEEAEEEAEEEAEEKMDEVTDHAGRAEDSDGEGSVLQYAGVLKRPLLLSKNEPAAQKAEPLTLFRLGKKYKLPTSESTPPAPSSTSSGQEGPPKRSIMRRLGKAPSASSPGPKPTSSLAGQTADTQDSHVTSSKSKAQASSTLASPKVSSSTGAGRDCHGAQMDAKTVSVFKRLGAKRT; encoded by the exons ATGGCGTCCGTGACAACAG CAACATCAGAGTGGATCCAGTTTTTCAAAGAGGCAGGGATCCCACCTGGTCTGGCTGTTGACTATGCTGTATCCTTCGTAGACAACAG AATTCAAAAAAACATGTTAATGGACCTCAGTAAGGAGATCATGATGGACTTGGGCATCACGGTTATTGGGGACATCATTGCCATTCTCAAGCATGCCAAGCAGGTCTACAGACAG GACATGTGCAAAATGGCCACTGAAGCCATTTCCTCCGGACAGACCAGTGTGCAAGCAGAGCTGCGGCGAACTGCCAACACTC CCGCGACGCGCATGATCGCCAATGCCTTGAGTCGGGACTCCCCACCGAGCACACCCGTCCGTCGTCCTGACAACCGTCTCTCAGTGACAGTCTCCAACAAAAGTGCCAAAGCAG TAATCAGTCAGCCTGCAGATGAGGAGAACGGCCTGTCTGTGAAGCGTCGGCGAGTGACTGCAGAGATGGAAGGGAAGTATATTATCAACATGCCAAAGGGGACCACCGCCCGCACCCGACGGATCCTGGCCCAGCAGGCCAAGAAAG CCAAGAGTCTGAAGCGTACTTCTGTGTTTGAGAGATTGGGTTCAGAGTCTAAGGCAGACACCCCTGCAGCCAATAAG CAGGCTACAGGAGTCTTCAGCAGGCTGGGTGCAGTAGACGACGAGGAGGAAGCCGAGGAGGAAGCCGAGGAGGAAGCCGAGGAGAAGATGGACGAAGTCACTGACCATGCCGGCAGGGCTGAAGACAGTGACGGCGAAGGCTCGGTGCTGCAGTACGCCGGCGTCCTCAAACGACCCCTGCTGCTTTCCAAAAATGAGCCTGCCGCCCAAAAAGCAGAACCCCTCACTCTGTTCCGCCTGGGCAAGAAATACAAACTTCCCACGTCGGAGAGCACTCCCCCGGCcccctcctctacctcctccGGCCAAGAGGGGCCCCCCAAGCGGAGTATAATGCGGAGGCTGGGGAAGGCTCCCTCGGCCAGCAGCCCCGGCCCTAAACCCACCAGCTCGCTAGCGGGTCAGACAGCAGATACGCAGGATAGCCATGTGACCAGCAGCAAAAGCAAGGCACAGGCCAGCTCTACTCTGGCCAGCCCCAAAGTGAGCAGTAGCACAGGTGCAGGCAGGGACTGTCATGGGGCTCAGATGGACGCCAAGACAGTCAGTGTCTTCAAGAGACTGGGCGCCAAGAGGACCTAA